From Symphalangus syndactylus isolate Jambi chromosome 5, NHGRI_mSymSyn1-v2.1_pri, whole genome shotgun sequence:
acagcgagccaagatcatgccactgcactccagcctgggcgacagagtgagattccgtctcaaaaaaaacaaaacccaacaaacCTTACTGTGGTTCCCCATTCAGgtttcccctcctcttcctctttcttttcacaTGTTCCATGTCATCACAGGCCAAAAGACATATCACATGAGCCACACGTGTAATTTAAGTTCGATAGCTggcaaattaaaaagtaaaaacaaatgacCCCCAAATccaaaacaggtaaaattaatttcatcttgTCTAACCCAATATATCTAAGGCATCATCATTTGAACATgtaatcaataaaaaattataaaaatatttttattctttttttgtactaGGCCTTTGACATTCattatgtattttacatttccagCACTTCTCGAGTTGGACTAGCCACACTTGAAGTCTTCAACAGCTACATGTTAGCTAGTGGCTACTATGGTGGACAGTGCAGCTCTAAGCcatctctcctttttaaaaattttttgtagaaacagagttttgctatgttgcccaggctggtctcaaactcctggcctcaagcaatcctcccacctcagcctcccaaagtgctgagattacaactgtgagccaccatgcccagctgtgcaTAAGCCTTATGCAGTTTGTACAGGAGCTGCTATCTGGGAAGAGCACTAGGCTGTGAGTAAATACACCTAGGATTTAGCTCTAGTTCTACTTTTAACACGCTGTGACCTTGGTCTATTTACTTCACTTCTCCAACCTCTTCTAGCTTCAAAATTATGCATACAATTTGCTTAAAATAATCAATATGAGAGTATGAATGACTGATCATATCCTAATGAATCTCTACAGGGTCAAGTTCTAGATATGACAATGAGTTCCTTTTAGAGGGGTTGGAGCGGGTCAGGGGAGGCTTCCTTTACATCACAAAATGACCTGGTGGGTCAACTACAGATGGAGGGCAGTGGATAGGTCTTGGAGGAGCAGGAAATTTTTCTATCTTGAAGACCTCTTCATTTGTAATCTGACCTACTTCCTGAGATATAAAATGTCATTGATGAGattatgtatattttcttgtGATTCCAGACTTTATGGATACCTTGCATAATCTATAAACTAGTAGATAACTGTAAGAGGAGAAAAGCCAGGTTGCAGCTCCTAAATTCTACCTGTGTTAATGGAAGAAACTCTGCTACTGCTCTGAATTCTCCTTCCCCATCATCTTCCCATTTGATGCATCAGTTTCACTGGTTTAACCCTAATTTCTCAATAATGGGGAAGCAAATATTGCAACGGGGAGAGTACAACCCTACCCTAAAACAAATACCCTAGAACCTGTGTCTTTCTAAGCTACACAAAACACCTCAGGATTTGGACTGCCTTTGGAATGCTGAGCCATTAACCCCCACTGACAGAAATCAGGGAGAGCCGTCTCATCTGATGACAGCTTAAAAGATCATGGGAGTGAGGCTAGAGAAACTTTTTCACCATTAGTCCTGCCCTTGTACCATCTCCTGGCAACTGACCCCAGCAATTAATAGCCTAGGAATTACAATCCTACTTACTGTTGATGCCTAATTACTATATAGCACAATGATTATGCAGATCATTAAATTTTtgtcaaattaaaatttttaaagttttaatttcaaCACTAAATCCTCAGTGGGTTTAGATGTATACAGACTTCATAAAATCATATCACATGGTCTTCTACTTACAaggtaaaaaacataaaatacaacgGTGCTCTCAAGTGATACTTTTtttgcggggggtggggggatggagtttcgcttttgttgcccaggctagagtgcaatggcgtgatcttggctcaccacaacctccacctcctgggttcaagcgattctcctgcctcagcctccagaaaggctgggcttacaggcatatgccaccacgcctggctaattttgtatttttagtagagacggggtttctctgtgttggtcaggctggtctcaaactgccaacctcaggtgatccacctgcctcggcctcccaaagtgctgggattacaggcgtgagccaccacgcgggcagatcacctcaggtaaggagttcgagaccagcctgaccaacacagagaaaccttgtctctactaaaaatacaaaattagccgggcgtggtggtgcatgcctgttatcccagctactcgggaggctgaggcaggagaatcgcctgaacctgggaggtggaggttgtggtgagccaagatcacgccattgcactccagcctgggcaacaagagcaaaactctgttccccccccccaaaaaaaaagaaagaagtacacTTCTAATGTccaaataatacataatatagtCATTTTGAAAATCTGCACATCATAACAGGATTCCTCACGGCAGGATATTTTCATGCTCAGTCTTGTATTTCAGCACAAACTAAAGAGTTACACATCACAGTATGTCTGTAGTATCATGGGCTTCCCAGATATGGCTGGACTTTAGCAACAGtagccttttaaaaacaaattccatGGCCCCAATATCATTTAGTTAATATACATTAAGATTTGAAAAAGGTAGAGTAAATCTACTTTTATAAGTATTTTGGTTACTTTTATTTAAACTTACCAGCAACTGAACACTATCTTTCCCTAAAAGATGAAGAATCTTGTAAATGCTTGCAAAGATTAAGGGATAAGTGTAACTCCTCAATCTCTCTGTCCATTCCCAAGTCAAATAACCATAATTAGTAACATTAAGGAGTAAATGTCAAATAATATTGAAAcctatttctgtgtttttttttctttttttaagatggggtctcattctcttgcccaggctggtctcaaacttgggctcaagtggtcctcctgcccctacaggtgcacgccacttcACTTGGCAAAatctattttcatttccatttataaaataatattttattttgtggcaGTCAAAACAGCATTTTATACTGGATATTTGCATTAAAAATTCAACTGGCCAACTAAACTCAACTTCTTCAAGGCAGTAATGTGTTTTTTACTTTCTCTGTATCCTCCAAGTGCTAAGTACTGTGGGAATGTAAGCTAATGGCTGTGTCAAGTATATTAACATAAAAGAAAGATACAggagaaatatttgtataaaataatgGTGAACCTTGATGAGTTAAAATTATTTGGGGAAAATatggaaaactgaaaataagtatagtagttcccccttatctgtggtttcactttcAATGGTTTCAGTTGCCCATAGTCAACCACTGTCTGAAAATAcgaagatattttgagagagaccacgttcacataacttttattatagtattgTGTTATACTTTATACTTGTTATATTTTAatactgttaatctcttactgtacctaatttgtataaactttatcataagcatgtgtatattttttacatatataaaaacaatatatatagaGTTTGGTACTGTctacagtttcaggcatccactagggATCTTGGAAACTATCTCCTGAAGACGAGGGAGCAGGGGGGACTACTCTAAAAGAAACTGAGCACAATTTCCAAGATGAATACACACTCATAGTCTGGAAAAGAAACCACAAAGGATATTTGAAAACCATGTGATGTGAAACTTCAAGAGACTGCCAGTATTCATCTGGAACAAAACTTGTCTGCACTAAAAAGCAGTTTAATATTCGTAAAGCTATGGTAAACAAGACCAGATAAATGTTTTCTCCAAGAAGatctgaaaaacagaacaaaacaggtAATAGTGGCACAAAAGTCAGGCAGTTCCACTTGCAGAACTTAAAATCTGCTGCTCTGGTTGGCCCCTTGTAAGGCACAGTAGGGACCTCTGGCCCCTCCACACCATTCTTACAGCCAACCTGGGGAAGGTTATACAAGGACCACAGCCTCATCACTGGGTGACTGCCACTCTTTTAGTTTAACCAACTTTTCTTGCAACTTATTGTATaaagataatattaaaataaatacaaaaaaaaagagtgggttaACTAAGGCCTTAGGCTAATTAATTAGGTCATACTATGTGTGTATCTAATGAAAGAAACCAGCTAACAAATTACTAATTTGGGAAGCAGCCCTTTGTATATGTGCAATATAAAATGGTCCTCTGTACATATATATTGATGCTTACTAttatatatgccaggcactgtgttaattTCTTTACATgcatctcacttaatcctccaaACAATATTATGGGATAagtattattagccccattttacagacaagcaaattgaGGCCCAGAAATTAAACTGCCTTGTCCAAATAAAGTTGTAAATTACTTATCAGGATTCAAACCCGGGTCTGTCTGCTGTCTCCAAAGTCCTGCTCTTGACCACAAATGGACAGCCTGTCGGCCAAAtacagagtattttttaaaaatttgaatgtagttgccaacatttaaaaatcagaatttatattaaaatctatGTTTCCAGCATTTCAAAACTCGTTAAGATCTGGCAACACAGAGTTCAACGGGCAACTGGCTGGTAATGAAATATACGAGGCTCCTTTTAGATGGGGCAGGAGCTGTCCAGACAGCGTCCCCTCACTCACCCCCGCGGCGCCTGGCGCTCTTCTCCCGGGTGCTGAAGTACAAGGTAGACTTTCTCTTTCGCAGCTTTATCTTGCCGTGGGAGCGGTTCTGGAGACCACGCAAAGTGAGGATAGCATCTCCGCCCCCCGGCTCCATTCCGTACTCGCTTAGGGGCCTCCTCATCCGCGGCCGCCACCTTCCCGAGGCGGAAGAAAGCTGCGGTAGCGCGCTGCTCGTCCATCCATTAAGTTTGACCTTTGCGAGCAGCCGTCGCTCGGAAGCCCGGAAGTGACCGGAACTGGCAACTTCGTCACTCCCACCCGACGTGGTGACCCGCCTACCGTTTCCTTTCGCCGTTTCCGAGCCGAGGGATCGCTACTCGCCTTTGGCTTGGCGGTCTCTGTGCTCGGGGGTCCGAAAACTGCCGGAAGGAGCCCGGTCTCTGGAGGGGAGCGGGCGGTAGCGAGTTTAGCGACGTGGAGCAGGCGCAGAACAGTCGGAGGTGCCTGAGTGGTTATTAAAAACGGTAACGGTAATTATAGACGTCAGTGTTGGTGTTAACATTTCAGGTTCGTTGCTCTCACAAAAAATGCCTGTTCAACGGGGTAGGCAGGGTAGGGATGATTTAGCTTGTACAGATGTGGAAACAGGCTGAATGgttcctattttttttgttgttgctgttgttagtttttgttttttttggatttttttttttttttttttttgagatggagtttctttcttgtcgcccaggctggagtgcagtggcgcgatctcggctcattgcaacttctgcctcccgggttccagtgattttcctgcctcagctcccgagtagctgggactacaggcatgcgccaccacgcctggccaatttttgtatttttttgtagagacggggtttcaccatattggccaggctggtctgtaactcctgacctcgtgatccgcccgcctcgccctcccaaagtgttgggattgcaggcgtgagccaccgcgtccggcccactcctcctgttaaaaataaaaccaggccgggcgcggtggctcacgcctgtattcccagcactttaggaggccgaggcgggcggatcacgaggtcggaggatcgagaccatcctggctaacacggtgaaaccccgtctgttcaaaaaatacaaaaaattagctgggtgtggtggcacgcgcctgtattcccagctacgtgggaggctgaggcaggagaatggcgtgaacccgggaggcggagcttgcagggagccgagattgcgccactgcactccagcctgggcgccagagcgagactccgtcccaaaaaaaaaaataaaaaaagtatgcATTTAAAACCATTGAGAACATTCTGTAATAGAAAAGATTTTAGCTTTGTCTTATACCCTTCCCTAATTCATTTCCTGTACTCCTTATATACTTATATTCTTGTTTTAATTAGtaacatattataaaaatattgttcACTCCAGTGCAAAGTAGTgacataaaatcttttaaaaggaCATTGTACTAAGTGATggctttgctttccatttttgtACACAGATTTGAAGAGATTTCCTGGGTGTGGAGTGTAACTTTCCAAAACCACCTTTTCCTTGAGCTTTATTTGTTGCAGCAATGTTTAGGAGATTGACTTTTGCACAACTGCTTTTTGCCACTATCCTTGGAATTGCTGGAGGAGTATATATTTTTCAACCAATATTTGAACAGTATGCCAAAGATCAgaaggaattaaaagaaaaggtGCAGCTGATACAAGaatcagaagagaagaaaagttaATACTACATGgagttaggccgggcgcagtggctcacgcctgtaatcccagcactttgggaggccaaggcgggtggatcacaaggtcaggagttcgagaccagcctgaacaacatggtgaaaccctgtctctactaaaaatacaaaaatcagccaggcttggtggcgtgcgcctgtaatcccagctactcgggaggctgaggcaggagcatcacttgaacctgggaggcgaaggtggcagtgagttgagatcacgctgctgcactccagcctgggtgacagagcgagactccatctgaaaaaaaaaaaaaaaaaaaaaatacctcatgGAGATGAACCATAATAATTGCTTAAAGTTCCATTTAATTATGTTAACTCTAAATAATCTAGCAAAAACAtagatgtatttaaaaataaatcatggatAATGATTTTTTAACCTGACACtgttaattttaatgtttattgtatttttgtcGTTTTATGTCTTTTTACCAGGACAGATAAGTAATTTCCTTTTAAACAAAAGTGAATATTTTAGGAATATTTCCTACTTGAGgtttatttttctaggaattcagCATATGCAGTATTATGAGGTGCCAGTCTCAGTGTGTATCAAATAATTGGAAGGGTGTTTGCAATAGTATTTATAGATATGTGAACCTAGTTAAACTACCTCAGGCAGAAATCTACTCTGTTACCCTGCAGTTAGATTGGTTTAATATATTTTGGCAGTCATTCAATCCCAGCTGTTTTTCATCTCAGGCAGTATGAAGGAGTAGTTGAGAATTGGGATGGCTCAGATTAAATTGGGGTTTTAGAGAAGGCAGATGTTGTTTGAGAGGATGGCAGATATGACACAGATGTTTTTTAATCCACTAAGCAAATTTGCATTAATAATGGTGTTAAGGGAGTAGTTAATTTATTATGAAGCTATTCAtatagttaaaaatttttttgagcttACTAAGAATTGGTATTACTTTTTACCTTAATGTTaagtttgtattttcttctttttttttaagttctgggatacacgtgctgaacgtgcaggtttgttagatagatatacatgtgccatggtacatacacctgtcaacccgtcatctaggttttaagccctgcatgtattaggtatttgtcctaatgctctccctcccctagccccctacccaCCGACAGTCCCCAatatgtgatgttcctctccctgtgtccatgtattctcattgttcaactctcacttatgagtgagaacatgtggtgtttggttttctgttcctgtgttagtttgctgagaatgatggtttccagcttcatccatgtccctacaaaggacataaactctttttttgagagacggagtctggctctgttgcccaggctggagcgcagtggcgcgatactggctcacagcaacctctgcctctgcctcccaggttcaagcaattctcctgcctcagcctaccaagtagctgggactacaggtgtgcaccaccatgcctagctaatgtttgtatttttagtagagatggggtttcaccattttggccaggttggtttcaatctcctgacctggtgatctgcccgcttcggcctcccaaagtgctgggattataggcatgagccaccgcgcctggaggtgcatgtgtctttatagtagaatgatttataatcctttgggtatgtacccagtaatgggattgctgggtcaaatggcagttctggttctggatccttgtggaatcgccacactgtcttccacaatggttgaacgaatttacactcccaccaacagtgtaaaagcattcgtatttctccacagcctcacctgcatctattgtttcctgactttttaatgatcaccattctaactggtgtgagatggtatctcattgtggttttgatttgcgtttctctaatgacaagtgatgttgagctttttttcataagtttgttggctgcgtaaatgtcttcttttgagaagtgtctgttcatatccttcactcactttttgatggggttgtttttttcttgtaaatttaagttccttgtagattctggatattagccctttgtcagatggatagattgcaaaaattttctcccattctgtaggttgcctgttcactgtgatgatagtttcttttgctgtgcagaagctctttagtttaattagatcccatttgtcgattttggcttttgttgcgattgctttttGGTGGCttcgtcatgaagtctttgcccgtgccgatgtcctgaatggtattgcctaggtttccttctagagtttttatggttttaggttttccATTTAAGTtattagtccatcttgagttaatttttgtataaggtgtaaggaagggatccagtttctgttttctgcatgtggctagccagttttctcagcaccgtttattaaatagggaatcctttctccgttgcttgtttttgtcaggtttgtcgaagatcagatagttgtagatgtgtggtattatatgtgaggtctctgttctgttccattggtctatgtctctgttttggtaccattaccatggagttttggttactgtagccttcttgtatagtttgaagtcaggtagcatgatgcctccagctttgttctttttgcttaggattgccttggctatctgggctgttttttggttctacatgaaatttaaagtatttttttttctaattctgtgaagaaagtcagtggtagcttgatgggaatagcattgaatctataaattaccttgggcagtatggccattttcatgattgattcttccaacccatgagcatggaatgttcttccatttgtttgtatcctctcttatttccctgagcagtggtttgtagttctccttgaagaggtccttcgcatcccttgtaagttggattcctaagcattttattctttttgtagcaattgtgaataggagttgactcatgatttggctgtttgtctgttaagggtgtataggaatgcttgtgatttttgcacattgattttgtatcctgagactttgctgaagttgcttatcagcttaaggagtttttgggcggagacaatggggttttctaaatacacaatcatgtcatctgcagacagagacaatttgacttcctctgttcctatttgaataccctttctttctttctcttgcctgattcccTGGCCAGtgcttccaatactgtgttgaatatgaatggtgagagagggcatccttatgccagtttttaaagggaatgcgTCCATTAAGCTTGTATTTTCAATGAGATCTATAAATGTAATCACATATGTACAAAGTTCTTTATCTAAATTAACATGTTTTTATTATTGATgtcctttttcttaaaatgtaaattcatTATAATTTAATCTCAGCTATGTTAAGTGGAGACCAgcataggtaatttttttttttttttgaaatgcagtcttgctgtgatgcccaggctagagtgcaatggcgtgatcttgggtccCTGCAACCTCccccacccaggttcaagcaattctcctgcctcagccctccgagcagctgggattacaggtgcccactaccacacctggcttatttatttatttattgagttggaatctcgctctgtcgcccaagctggagtgcagtggctcaatctcagctcactgcaacctccactttccaagttctcaccattctcctgcctcagcctcccgagtagctgggaccacaggcgcaatgccaccactcctggctaattttttgtatttttagtagagacggggtttcaccatgtcagccaggatggtctccatctcgtgatctgcctgccttggcctcccaaagtaatttttgtagtattagtagagatggggtttcaccctattggccaggctgctcttgaactcctgacctgaagtgatacccctgccttagcctcccagagtgctgagattacaagcgtgagccactgcacctggcctagcataggtaatttttaaaaaaagaaaatgaagaaattacaaaagtagtaTATGTTCCTTAAAGCATTCTAATATTACAAAATGAACACAAAGTGAAAAGTGAAAATTATTGTTGTATAAATGGATTTATTCAGTACCTTTAACAATTTAGTATGAT
This genomic window contains:
- the PIGBOS1 gene encoding protein PIGBOS1 isoform X2, which codes for MFRRLTFAQLLFATILGIAGGVYIFQPIFEQYAKDQKELKEKVQLIQESEEKKS